A region from the Mesorhizobium sp. J8 genome encodes:
- a CDS encoding GNAT family N-acetyltransferase, producing the protein MAPVSGHPASVLAVVRRYEAAGFRAWPAAAVHYDGTWVVRLTAGHPAKRLNSVNPLDPGDTHAIEERIGRAARRFDAYGRPLTFRMSPLSGQVLSKHLDKAGWNRFDESLVMRLPLKDLELGAAMDQIPLKDISRFIGASLRTSGSDASLRPGLSEVIGAIQPEAGLFALEDGTEALATLICVHDGDLAGLFEVATEKSARKQGHGRNLILSALKWARLRGAREAWLQVEAGNLPALSLYRSLGFEEVYRYHYRRPPGA; encoded by the coding sequence ATGGCGCCGGTGTCCGGGCATCCGGCAAGCGTGCTGGCGGTCGTCCGCCGCTACGAGGCGGCGGGCTTTCGCGCCTGGCCGGCGGCCGCCGTCCATTATGACGGGACCTGGGTGGTGCGGCTCACCGCCGGGCACCCCGCCAAGCGCCTGAACTCGGTCAATCCGCTCGATCCGGGCGACACGCACGCCATCGAGGAGCGCATCGGCCGCGCCGCGCGGCGCTTCGACGCCTATGGCCGGCCGCTGACCTTCCGCATGTCGCCTCTTTCCGGGCAAGTGCTGTCCAAGCATCTCGACAAAGCAGGCTGGAACAGGTTCGACGAATCCCTGGTCATGCGGCTGCCGCTGAAGGACCTCGAACTTGGCGCGGCCATGGACCAGATACCGCTCAAGGATATCAGCCGCTTCATCGGCGCGTCGCTCAGGACGAGCGGCTCGGATGCGTCGCTGCGGCCAGGCCTGTCCGAGGTCATCGGCGCCATCCAGCCGGAGGCCGGGCTGTTCGCGCTGGAAGACGGCACCGAGGCGCTGGCGACGCTGATCTGTGTCCATGACGGCGATCTTGCCGGCCTGTTCGAGGTCGCCACCGAAAAATCGGCGCGCAAGCAGGGCCACGGCCGCAACCTCATCCTGTCGGCGCTGAAATGGGCGCGGCTGCGCGGCGCGCGCGAGGCCTGGCTGCAGGTCGAGGCCGGCAATCTACCGGCGCTTTCGCTCTACCGGTCGCTCGGTTTCGAGGAAGTCTATCGCTACCACTATCGACGGCCGCCTGGCGCATGA
- the argJ gene encoding bifunctional glutamate N-acetyltransferase/amino-acid acetyltransferase ArgJ gives MSATISPLAPKKYPKMPVIEGVRIATAEAGIKYKNRTDLLAMVFDPGTAVAGVFTRSKCPSAPVDFCRQNLPAGKARVLVVNSGNANAFTGKKGKASTALTGEAAAKAAGCSESEVFLASTGVIGEPLDTTKFSHLLAGLVKDGKPDLWTEAAKAIMTTDTYPKVATQTVKLGNVDVTINGIAKGAGMIAPDMATMLSFIATDAPIAAPVLQDLLSRGTAKTFNAVTVDSDTSTSDTLLIFATGKAAARGAPAIADPKDARLGAFRRALGKVLKSLALQVVRDGEGARKQVEVTVTGAKSARSAKRIALSIANSPLVKTAVAGEDANWGRVVMAVGKAGEPADRDRLSIWFGDNRLAHEGERDPAYSEEATSAYMKRDDIRIRADIGIGRGKATVWTCDLTKEYVAINGDYRS, from the coding sequence ATGTCCGCTACGATTTCGCCGCTCGCACCGAAGAAATATCCGAAGATGCCGGTCATCGAGGGTGTGCGCATCGCGACCGCCGAAGCCGGCATCAAATACAAGAACCGAACCGACCTGCTCGCCATGGTCTTCGATCCGGGCACGGCGGTCGCCGGCGTGTTCACAAGATCGAAATGCCCGTCGGCGCCGGTCGACTTCTGCCGCCAGAACCTGCCTGCCGGCAAGGCGCGCGTGCTGGTGGTCAATTCCGGTAACGCCAACGCCTTCACCGGCAAGAAGGGCAAGGCTTCGACCGCGCTCACCGGTGAGGCGGCGGCGAAGGCCGCCGGCTGCTCCGAAAGCGAGGTGTTCCTGGCCTCGACCGGCGTCATCGGCGAGCCGCTCGACACAACCAAGTTCAGCCATCTGCTCGCCGGCCTGGTCAAGGACGGCAAGCCGGATCTGTGGACCGAGGCGGCCAAGGCGATCATGACCACGGACACCTATCCGAAGGTGGCAACCCAGACGGTGAAGCTCGGCAACGTGGATGTGACCATCAACGGTATCGCCAAGGGCGCCGGCATGATCGCTCCCGACATGGCGACGATGCTTTCCTTCATCGCCACCGACGCGCCGATCGCCGCCCCCGTGCTTCAGGACCTGCTGTCGCGCGGCACTGCCAAGACCTTCAATGCCGTGACCGTCGACAGCGATACCTCGACCAGCGACACGCTGCTCATCTTCGCGACCGGCAAAGCGGCCGCGCGCGGTGCGCCGGCGATCGCCGATCCCAAGGATGCGCGGCTCGGCGCGTTCCGCCGGGCGCTCGGCAAGGTGCTGAAGTCGCTGGCGCTGCAGGTGGTGCGCGATGGCGAGGGCGCGCGCAAACAGGTCGAAGTCACCGTCACCGGCGCCAAATCGGCGCGTTCGGCCAAGCGGATCGCGCTTTCGATCGCCAACTCGCCGCTGGTCAAGACAGCGGTCGCGGGCGAGGACGCCAATTGGGGCCGCGTCGTCATGGCCGTCGGCAAGGCCGGCGAGCCGGCCGACCGCGACCGGCTGTCGATCTGGTTCGGCGACAACCGCCTGGCGCATGAGGGCGAGCGCGATCCGGCCTATTCGGAGGAAGCGACCTCGGCCTATATGAAGCGCGACGACATCCGCATCCGTGCCGATATCGGCATCGGTCGCGGCAAGGCGACGGTGTGGACCTGCGACCTCACCAAGGAATATGTCGCCATCAACGGCGATTACCGGAGCTGA
- a CDS encoding TetR/AcrR family transcriptional regulator, giving the protein MGEAAARGRKSIGAKRNPESADAIVKAAEAVLREAGYAGFSIEAVARRARAGKPTIYRWWPSKAALLIEVYQRQKRVETPDTGKIEDDLAGFLQNLFAHWRNTPSGNIFRSLIAEAQSDETAAAALAEYSKGRRSHTGQMIERAKARGEVAADIDAGIVADLIASFAWRHLLTGRLHEDEAAIRAAVRCITRGIATA; this is encoded by the coding sequence ATGGGCGAAGCCGCCGCTCGCGGACGCAAATCGATCGGCGCGAAACGCAACCCCGAGAGCGCCGATGCCATTGTCAAAGCCGCCGAAGCGGTGTTGCGCGAGGCGGGCTATGCCGGCTTCTCGATCGAGGCCGTCGCGCGGCGGGCGCGGGCGGGCAAGCCGACCATCTACCGCTGGTGGCCGAGCAAGGCGGCTCTGCTGATTGAGGTCTACCAGCGGCAGAAGCGCGTCGAGACGCCCGACACCGGAAAAATCGAGGACGACCTGGCCGGTTTCCTCCAGAACCTGTTCGCGCATTGGCGCAACACCCCGTCGGGCAACATCTTCCGCTCGTTGATCGCGGAGGCGCAGTCGGACGAGACAGCCGCGGCCGCGCTTGCCGAATATTCGAAAGGGCGCCGCAGCCATACCGGCCAGATGATCGAGCGCGCCAAGGCGCGGGGCGAGGTGGCGGCCGATATCGACGCCGGGATCGTCGCTGACCTGATCGCTTCCTTCGCCTGGCGGCATCTGCTGACCGGGCGGCTCCACGAGGACGAGGCGGCGATCCGCGCCGCCGTCCGCTGCATCACGCGCGGGATTGCGACCGCCTGA
- a CDS encoding peptidylprolyl isomerase — MSLSFRRASLASFGLAFGLSALCLSPLMAQETKPADATAPAAAPAKPVDPNAVVATINGEKLTEADLQLAEGELSQQFAQLPSDQRRAAALSAAIEIRVMAKKAVDAGLDKDADFQRRMAFLQARALHGEVVEKEVVDKVTDAEVRARYDQEIANTPPVNEVHARHILVKTKEEAEAIIKQLDGGADFQKLANEHTNDPSGKTNGGDLGWFGPGQMVPEFDKAAFALDVGKYTKEPVQTQFGWHVIKLEDKRAKQPPAFDDVKDQAKQAVIRDKYFAMVKDLRAAAKVEIPDEKLKKDVDTLEGGK; from the coding sequence ATGTCCCTCTCGTTCCGCCGCGCCTCGCTCGCCAGCTTCGGTCTGGCCTTCGGGCTCTCGGCTCTTTGCCTGTCGCCGCTGATGGCGCAGGAGACCAAGCCCGCGGATGCCACCGCGCCTGCCGCCGCTCCCGCGAAGCCGGTCGACCCCAATGCCGTTGTCGCCACAATCAATGGCGAGAAGCTGACCGAGGCCGATCTGCAGCTCGCCGAAGGCGAACTGTCGCAGCAGTTCGCACAACTGCCGTCCGATCAGCGCCGCGCGGCAGCCCTTTCGGCAGCGATCGAGATTCGCGTCATGGCCAAGAAGGCAGTCGATGCGGGTCTCGACAAGGACGCCGACTTCCAGCGCCGCATGGCTTTCCTGCAGGCGCGCGCCCTGCATGGCGAGGTCGTCGAGAAGGAAGTGGTCGACAAGGTGACGGACGCCGAAGTGCGCGCCCGCTACGACCAGGAGATCGCCAACACGCCGCCGGTCAACGAAGTGCATGCGCGTCACATCCTCGTGAAGACGAAGGAAGAGGCCGAGGCGATCATCAAGCAGCTCGACGGCGGCGCCGATTTCCAGAAGCTCGCCAACGAACACACCAACGACCCCTCGGGCAAAACCAATGGCGGCGACCTCGGCTGGTTCGGACCGGGCCAGATGGTGCCGGAATTCGACAAGGCGGCCTTCGCGCTCGACGTCGGCAAATATACCAAGGAGCCGGTGCAGACGCAGTTCGGCTGGCATGTCATCAAGCTCGAGGACAAGCGCGCCAAGCAGCCCCCGGCCTTCGACGACGTCAAGGATCAGGCCAAGCAGGCGGTGATCCGCGACAAGTATTTCGCCATGGTCAAGGACCTGCGTGCGGCCGCCAAGGTCGAGATCCCGGACGAGAAGCTCAAGAAGGACGTCGACACGCTGGAAGGCGGCAAGTAA
- the secA gene encoding preprotein translocase subunit SecA, with translation MVSLGGLARKVFGSSNDRRVKSTRPRVEAINAMENEMRALSDAELAGRTQKFRQDLANGASLDDLLVPAFATVREAARRVLGMRPFDVQLIGGMVLHNGGIAEMRTGEGKTLVATLPVYLNALAGKGVHVVTVNDYLAKRDAEWMGRVYKFLGLTVGIIVHGLSDDERREAYACDVTYATNNELGFDYLRDNMKYERSQMVQRGHSYAIVDEVDSILVDEARTPLIISGPLEDRSEMYNTIDTFMLKLGPADYEVDEKQKTTIFTEDGTEKLENMLRDAGLLKGESLYDVENVAIVHHVNNALKAHLLFQKDRDYIVRNGEIVIIDEFTGRMMPGRRYSEGLHQALEAKEHVQIQPENQTLASVTFQNYFRLYKKLAGMTGTALTEAEEFANIYNLEVTEIPTNLPVARKDEDDEVYRTVDEKYKAIVKEIKDARDRGQPILVGTTSIEKSELLAERLRKEGIKDFEVLNARHHEREASIVAQAGKPGAITIATNMAGRGTDIKLGGNAEMRIAEELGDMPPGPEREAREKAIIDDVERLKEKALAAGGLYVLATERHESRRIDNQLRGRSGRQGDPGRSKFFLSLQDDLMRIFGSERMDGMLQKLGLKEDEAIIHPWINKALEKAQKKVEARNFDIRKNLLKYDDVANDQRKVVFEQRLELMDGEGLSETIAEMREGVIEEIVAKNIPENAYAEQWNVAGLKEEVGQYLNLDLPIEEWVKEEGIAEDDIRERITAAADAAAKERADRFGPDVMNYVERSVVLQTLDHLWREHIVNLDHLRSVVGFRGYAQRDPLQEYKSEAFELFQGMLGNLRQAVTAQLMRVELVRQAADAPPPETPEMFGSHIDGSTGEDDFQGGETALLMRQDTNAVVAPENRDPKNPSTWGKVGRNELCPCGSGKKYKHCHGAFA, from the coding sequence ATGGTCAGTCTCGGCGGTCTCGCCCGTAAGGTTTTCGGTTCTTCCAACGACCGCCGCGTCAAGTCGACCCGGCCCAGGGTCGAAGCCATCAACGCCATGGAAAACGAGATGCGGGCGCTTTCCGACGCCGAGCTCGCGGGGCGCACGCAAAAGTTCCGCCAGGATCTCGCCAACGGCGCTTCGCTTGACGATCTCTTGGTCCCGGCCTTCGCCACGGTGCGCGAGGCGGCACGCCGCGTGCTCGGCATGCGGCCTTTCGACGTCCAGCTGATCGGCGGTATGGTGCTGCACAATGGCGGCATCGCCGAGATGCGCACCGGCGAGGGTAAGACCCTGGTCGCCACCTTGCCGGTCTACCTCAACGCGCTCGCCGGCAAGGGCGTGCATGTCGTCACCGTCAACGACTACCTCGCCAAGCGCGACGCCGAGTGGATGGGCCGCGTCTATAAATTCCTCGGCCTGACCGTCGGCATCATCGTCCACGGCCTTTCCGACGACGAGCGCCGCGAAGCCTATGCCTGCGACGTCACCTACGCCACCAACAACGAGCTCGGCTTCGACTATCTGCGCGACAACATGAAGTATGAGCGCTCGCAGATGGTGCAGCGCGGACACTCCTACGCCATCGTCGACGAGGTCGATTCCATCCTGGTCGACGAGGCGCGCACGCCGCTGATCATTTCCGGTCCCCTCGAGGACCGTTCGGAAATGTACAACACCATCGACACCTTCATGCTGAAGCTCGGCCCGGCCGACTATGAGGTCGACGAGAAGCAGAAGACGACGATCTTCACCGAGGACGGCACCGAGAAGCTGGAAAACATGCTGCGCGACGCCGGCCTGCTGAAGGGCGAGTCGCTCTATGACGTCGAGAACGTCGCCATCGTCCACCACGTCAACAACGCGCTAAAGGCGCATCTTCTGTTCCAGAAGGACAGGGACTACATCGTGCGGAACGGCGAGATCGTCATCATCGACGAGTTCACCGGCCGCATGATGCCGGGCCGCCGCTATTCGGAAGGCCTTCACCAGGCGCTCGAGGCCAAGGAGCATGTGCAGATCCAGCCGGAGAACCAGACGCTGGCCTCCGTCACCTTCCAGAACTATTTCCGCCTCTACAAGAAGCTCGCCGGCATGACCGGCACGGCACTGACCGAGGCCGAGGAATTCGCCAACATCTACAATCTCGAAGTCACCGAGATCCCGACCAACCTTCCGGTCGCCCGCAAGGACGAGGACGACGAGGTCTACCGGACGGTCGACGAGAAATACAAGGCGATCGTCAAGGAGATCAAGGACGCCCGCGACCGCGGCCAGCCGATCCTGGTCGGCACCACCTCGATCGAGAAATCCGAGCTGCTGGCCGAGCGCCTGCGCAAGGAGGGCATCAAGGACTTCGAGGTGCTGAACGCCCGTCACCATGAACGGGAAGCGTCCATCGTCGCCCAGGCCGGCAAGCCGGGCGCCATCACCATCGCCACCAACATGGCCGGCCGCGGCACCGACATCAAGCTCGGCGGCAACGCCGAGATGCGCATCGCCGAGGAGCTTGGCGACATGCCGCCCGGACCCGAGCGCGAGGCTCGCGAAAAGGCCATCATCGACGACGTCGAGCGCCTGAAGGAAAAGGCGCTGGCCGCCGGCGGCCTCTACGTCCTGGCCACCGAACGCCACGAATCGCGCCGCATCGACAACCAGCTGCGTGGCCGTTCCGGCCGCCAGGGCGATCCCGGCCGCTCGAAATTCTTCCTGTCGCTGCAGGACGATCTGATGCGCATCTTCGGCTCCGAGCGCATGGACGGCATGCTGCAGAAGCTCGGCCTCAAGGAAGACGAAGCGATCATCCACCCCTGGATCAACAAGGCGCTGGAAAAAGCGCAGAAGAAAGTCGAGGCGCGCAACTTCGACATCCGCAAGAACCTCCTGAAATATGACGACGTTGCGAACGACCAGCGCAAGGTGGTGTTCGAGCAGCGCCTCGAGCTGATGGACGGCGAAGGCCTGTCCGAGACGATCGCCGAGATGCGCGAAGGCGTGATCGAGGAGATCGTCGCCAAGAACATCCCCGAAAACGCCTATGCCGAGCAGTGGAACGTCGCCGGCCTCAAGGAAGAGGTGGGTCAATACCTCAATCTCGACCTGCCGATCGAGGAATGGGTCAAGGAAGAGGGCATCGCCGAGGACGACATCCGCGAGCGCATCACGGCCGCGGCCGATGCGGCCGCCAAGGAGCGCGCCGACCGCTTCGGTCCCGACGTGATGAACTATGTCGAACGTTCGGTGGTGCTGCAGACGCTCGACCATCTGTGGCGCGAGCACATCGTCAATCTCGATCATCTGCGCTCGGTCGTCGGCTTCCGCGGCTACGCCCAGCGCGATCCGCTGCAGGAGTACAAGAGCGAAGCCTTCGAGCTGTTCCAGGGCATGCTCGGCAACCTGCGCCAGGCGGTCACCGCGCAGCTGATGCGCGTCGAGCTGGTGCGCCAGGCGGCCGATGCGCCGCCGCCCGAAACGCCCGAGATGTTCGGCAGCCATATCGACGGCTCCACCGGCGAGGACGATTTCCAAGGCGGCGAGACCGCGCTTCTGATGCGCCAGGACACCAACGCCGTGGTCGCGCCGGAAAACCGCGACCCGAAGAATCCCTCGACCTGGGGCAAGGTCGGCCGCAACGAGCTCTGCCCCTGCGGCTCCGGCAAGAAGTACAAGCACTGCCACGGCGCCTTCGCCTGA
- a CDS encoding helix-turn-helix transcriptional regulator, translating into MMLLERQQQLQQMDALLAEATVGRGRVVVVSGEAGAGKTALVEAFASRLDDGLSVLRSACEDLSIPDPLGPLYDLARNGQWELPRAIDGHQLQRLPLFSEALDVFEAKGPCLLVIEDLHWADDATLDFVRFLGRRIANTRILLLITARTDRSEGQMRVRRALGEIPAGNVVRIDVPLLSESAVLSLAAAAERDGGAIYRASAGNAFFVTELLAAEGSGALPASVRDAVLARAEKLSPGARSMLDAVSVFPRRADAWALSGLCGIAAAGQLAECVAHGLLEDFGDGYAFRHEIARTAIEMALTPSKRREYNERALAALRENPQVATARLVHHAVEAQNLDVVRELAPVAAREASRVGAHRDAAGYYEVALRYADILPMEKRAELYEGHAFECHLIGRVDAAMEAQGRARLLRQALGDRLKEGDSLRCLSRFAYLLGDRESADRFGEQAVELLETAPDSAELAMAYSNLSQLAMLAERLEDTLSLGGRAVELAERLNRPDILCHALNNVGAAGQWLDFAKGRRDLARSLGIALSGNFQEHAARAFTNCACVEMNRLNFKEAASFLDRGIGYCVENDLATWRDYMRGVQAQLLLRRGFWNDAATLAHEVVDDDATTPLVRYPSLVALARLRIRRGDPSAEPIVEEMRRFLDKGMELQRMVAFAGVLAELAWLGQADRQEALRLIAIAESLAPTPAVFGELAIWRELLSPGSDPGDTGGMAEPHRLQLTGDWRAAAALWAQMGAPFEQAMALLLGDEAAQREALAIFEDLGARAVAQHARGLMRESGVNHIARGPRPATRANQAGLTQRQMEVLELLGRGFSNKKIAAHLTISPKTVDHHVSAVLEKLEVVSRGEAAAAARASGLV; encoded by the coding sequence ATGATGCTTCTGGAACGGCAGCAGCAGCTGCAGCAGATGGACGCCTTGTTGGCGGAGGCAACAGTGGGCCGCGGCCGCGTCGTGGTCGTGTCGGGCGAGGCCGGCGCCGGCAAGACTGCGCTGGTCGAGGCGTTCGCGAGCCGGCTGGATGATGGCCTGAGCGTGCTTCGCAGCGCCTGTGAGGACCTGTCCATTCCGGATCCGCTAGGACCGCTCTACGATCTGGCGCGCAACGGGCAGTGGGAACTGCCGCGAGCGATCGACGGCCACCAACTGCAACGGCTGCCGTTGTTTTCCGAGGCGCTCGACGTCTTCGAGGCCAAGGGCCCATGCCTGCTCGTCATCGAGGATCTGCACTGGGCCGATGACGCCACGCTCGATTTCGTGCGGTTCCTCGGCCGGCGCATCGCGAACACCCGCATCCTGCTTCTGATCACGGCCCGCACCGACCGCAGCGAAGGACAGATGCGGGTGCGCCGGGCGCTCGGCGAGATACCGGCAGGCAATGTCGTGCGCATCGACGTGCCGCTGCTCAGCGAAAGCGCGGTGCTGTCGCTGGCCGCGGCCGCCGAACGCGATGGCGGCGCGATCTACCGGGCGAGCGCCGGCAACGCCTTCTTCGTCACCGAGCTGCTCGCCGCCGAAGGAAGCGGCGCCTTGCCGGCAAGCGTGCGGGACGCCGTGCTGGCGCGCGCCGAAAAATTGTCGCCGGGCGCCCGCTCGATGCTCGACGCGGTCTCGGTGTTCCCTCGCCGCGCCGATGCGTGGGCGCTCAGCGGCCTTTGCGGGATCGCCGCCGCCGGCCAGCTTGCTGAATGCGTCGCCCACGGCCTGCTCGAGGATTTCGGCGACGGCTATGCCTTCCGGCACGAAATTGCCCGCACGGCCATCGAGATGGCGCTGACGCCCAGCAAACGGCGCGAGTACAATGAGCGCGCCCTGGCAGCCTTGCGGGAAAACCCGCAGGTCGCCACCGCAAGGCTGGTGCATCATGCCGTGGAAGCGCAAAACCTGGATGTGGTGCGCGAGCTCGCGCCGGTGGCCGCGCGCGAGGCTTCCCGTGTCGGCGCGCATCGCGATGCGGCGGGCTATTACGAGGTCGCCCTGCGCTACGCGGATATCCTGCCGATGGAGAAGCGGGCGGAGCTTTACGAAGGCCATGCCTTCGAGTGCCACCTGATCGGCCGCGTCGACGCGGCGATGGAGGCGCAGGGCCGGGCGCGTCTGCTGCGCCAGGCGCTGGGCGACCGGCTCAAGGAAGGCGACAGCCTCAGGTGCCTGTCGCGCTTCGCCTATCTGCTCGGCGATCGCGAGTCGGCGGACCGTTTCGGCGAGCAGGCCGTGGAGCTTCTGGAGACCGCGCCGGACAGCGCCGAGCTGGCGATGGCCTATTCGAACCTCTCGCAACTGGCGATGCTCGCCGAGCGGCTCGAAGACACGCTTTCGCTCGGCGGCAGGGCGGTCGAGCTGGCGGAGCGGCTCAACCGCCCGGATATCCTCTGTCATGCGCTGAACAATGTCGGCGCTGCCGGACAATGGCTGGATTTCGCCAAAGGGCGGCGCGATCTCGCCCGCAGCCTCGGGATCGCGCTGTCGGGCAACTTCCAGGAACATGCCGCGCGCGCCTTCACGAACTGCGCCTGCGTCGAGATGAACAGGCTCAACTTCAAGGAGGCGGCGTCGTTCCTGGATCGCGGCATCGGCTATTGCGTCGAGAACGATCTCGCGACGTGGCGCGATTACATGCGCGGCGTGCAGGCGCAGCTTCTGCTTCGCCGCGGGTTTTGGAACGATGCCGCGACACTGGCGCATGAGGTGGTCGACGACGACGCAACGACGCCGCTCGTGCGCTATCCGTCGCTGGTGGCGCTGGCAAGGTTGCGCATCCGCCGCGGCGACCCGTCGGCCGAGCCGATCGTCGAAGAGATGCGGCGGTTCCTGGACAAGGGCATGGAGCTGCAACGCATGGTGGCCTTCGCCGGGGTGCTGGCCGAACTGGCATGGCTCGGCCAGGCCGACAGGCAGGAAGCCCTGCGCCTGATCGCGATCGCGGAAAGCCTCGCGCCGACGCCGGCCGTGTTCGGCGAGCTTGCGATCTGGCGGGAGCTGTTGTCGCCTGGCTCCGATCCCGGCGACACAGGCGGCATGGCGGAGCCGCACCGCCTGCAGCTGACCGGCGACTGGCGCGCCGCCGCCGCGCTATGGGCACAGATGGGCGCGCCTTTCGAACAGGCCATGGCCCTGCTGCTCGGCGACGAAGCGGCGCAGCGCGAGGCGCTGGCCATTTTCGAGGACCTCGGCGCGAGGGCTGTCGCGCAGCACGCACGCGGCCTCATGCGCGAAAGCGGCGTCAATCACATCGCGAGAGGACCGCGACCGGCGACGCGCGCCAACCAGGCGGGTCTCACGCAGCGCCAGATGGAAGTGCTGGAACTTCTCGGGCGGGGTTTTTCCAACAAGAAGATCGCCGCGCATCTGACGATTTCGCCCAAGACGGTCGATCACCATGTCTCGGCGGTGCTGGAGAAGCTGGAAGTCGTCTCGCGCGGCGAGGCGGCGGCCGCCGCCCGCGCATCGGGGCTGGTGTGA
- a CDS encoding DUF4242 domain-containing protein produces MIVPRYLVERTFPEGLHVPMNDAGATAMGGVIARNAEKGVTWVQSFVSPDKGKSFCIYDAPSPEAIRSTAQKNSLPVDKITEVRVLDPYFYR; encoded by the coding sequence ATGATCGTGCCACGTTATCTCGTTGAACGCACCTTCCCGGAAGGCCTGCACGTGCCGATGAACGATGCCGGCGCCACGGCGATGGGCGGCGTCATCGCCCGCAATGCCGAGAAGGGCGTCACCTGGGTGCAGTCCTTCGTCTCGCCCGACAAGGGCAAGAGCTTCTGCATCTACGACGCGCCTTCGCCGGAGGCGATCCGCAGCACGGCGCAGAAGAATTCGCTTCCCGTCGACAAGATCACGGAGGTGCGGGTCCTCGACCCCTACTTTTATCGCTGA
- a CDS encoding lipopolysaccharide biosynthesis protein codes for MRFSAATTAGRFLPQRWALRMRPLLGRIDAALFTADERGEAGRMSLIAFSIRIISALIAFVSQVLMARWMGSFEYGISVLVWVTMVIVGNLACLGFHTSVIRFIPEYRERGMLAELRGIVQASRLFVLVASTLVAGLGALGVWLASNWIENYYVIPFILGVICLPMIALGDLLQGLARANSWALLALSPTYLVRPVLILVFMALMLGLHYVPDAKTAIFASIAATYVTTLGQLMAVTSRMDKKVPPGPMTVHFGQWILVSLPIFLVEGFFFLLTNADVLMVGAYLDPNDVAVYFATVKTLALVHFVYFAVKAGVAQRYAQFTHGEPHRLAAFARETVSWTFWPSLLMALLVLALGEPMLVLFGPEFTAGYPLLFLLVLGVVARAAVGPCESLLTMSGNQNICAAVYAMTLALNIGLNVILIPLFGLWGAAIATSLAMVFEASALSFTVWRKLGIVMAIFVPAKKEIA; via the coding sequence GTGCGCTTTTCCGCGGCAACGACTGCCGGGCGGTTCCTGCCGCAGCGCTGGGCGCTGCGCATGCGGCCGCTGCTTGGCCGCATCGATGCCGCGCTGTTCACCGCCGACGAGCGCGGCGAAGCCGGGCGCATGTCGCTGATCGCCTTTTCCATCCGCATCATCAGCGCCTTGATCGCCTTTGTCAGCCAGGTGCTGATGGCGCGCTGGATGGGGTCGTTCGAATACGGCATCTCGGTGCTGGTCTGGGTCACGATGGTGATCGTCGGCAACCTCGCCTGCCTCGGCTTCCACACCTCGGTCATCCGCTTCATTCCCGAATATCGCGAGCGCGGCATGCTGGCCGAGCTGCGCGGCATCGTGCAGGCGAGCCGCCTCTTCGTGCTCGTCGCCTCGACGCTGGTTGCGGGCCTCGGCGCGCTTGGCGTCTGGCTCGCCTCGAACTGGATCGAGAACTACTACGTCATCCCCTTCATCCTCGGCGTCATCTGCCTGCCGATGATTGCGCTTGGCGATCTCCTGCAAGGGCTGGCGCGCGCCAATTCCTGGGCGCTGCTGGCGCTGTCGCCGACCTATCTGGTGCGGCCGGTGCTGATCCTGGTGTTCATGGCGCTGATGCTCGGCCTGCACTACGTGCCCGACGCCAAGACCGCGATCTTCGCCTCGATCGCCGCCACCTATGTCACCACGCTCGGCCAATTGATGGCCGTCACCTCGCGCATGGACAAGAAGGTCCCGCCCGGACCGATGACGGTGCATTTCGGCCAGTGGATCCTCGTCTCGCTGCCGATCTTCCTGGTCGAGGGCTTCTTCTTCCTGCTCACCAACGCCGACGTGCTGATGGTGGGCGCCTATCTCGATCCCAATGACGTCGCCGTCTACTTCGCCACGGTCAAGACGCTGGCGCTGGTGCATTTCGTCTATTTCGCGGTCAAGGCGGGTGTCGCCCAGCGCTACGCCCAGTTCACCCATGGCGAACCGCACCGGCTTGCAGCCTTCGCCCGCGAGACCGTCTCCTGGACCTTCTGGCCCTCGCTTTTGATGGCGCTGCTGGTGCTGGCGCTGGGCGAGCCGATGCTGGTGCTGTTCGGTCCCGAATTCACCGCCGGCTATCCGCTGCTCTTCCTGCTGGTGCTGGGCGTCGTCGCGCGCGCCGCCGTCGGCCCCTGCGAAAGCCTGCTGACCATGAGCGGCAACCAGAACATCTGCGCCGCCGTCTACGCCATGACGCTTGCGCTCAACATCGGCCTGAACGTGATCCTGATCCCGCTCTTCGGCCTCTGGGGCGCGGCGATCGCCACCAGCCTCGCCATGGTCTTCGAGGCCAGCGCGCTCTCCTTCACCGTCTGGCGCAAGCTGGGCATCGTGATGGCGATCTTCGTGCCTGCAAAGAAGGAAATAGCCTGA